A single region of the Physeter macrocephalus isolate SW-GA unplaced genomic scaffold, ASM283717v5 random_1727, whole genome shotgun sequence genome encodes:
- the LOC114485587 gene encoding A-kinase anchor protein 1, mitochondrial-like: protein MAIQFRSLFPMALPGVLALLGWWWFFSRKKEHISSHNRQMGASAVKLRAGPATEDALPVEDPGPGAAAPCPAATQPPERELPTASKPPVEPPALLRAHPAYRRPESSGGLPNTTDTRFRPGPRKEDSARVELALTGDEAKSAPLECPLPSPKGVPFPHEAAEVCNRETVMGRPAGWRQQGQSAAPAEKVGPGERTREMGGAEGTGDAVMGENVLEEGPVSREQGPELPSSRAPSLAPLGGGGEKGRSSLLAVDEDPVGKLPRSFVGSAHSELATPHETPAPRVRGSRGWEGDFSRELGKEETLDRNEKVEQAAFQIISRVILEATEEVLSTRMGRIAGRMYQASAAQLRGPKEESCARGSQKTALGQGAAEPALATAEAAAGPVDAAFPSADLLAEHLPPPKTCVSCLTSPLSSPTKDRKPKSSTHHVSLAPCPPPPASLGESLDEAGILAEDAACVTCVSNNGQGVPSVASSGQCSDSVSTSGLEDSCTETTSSPRDKAATPLLPESTVPFSNGVLKGELSDLGAEDGWTVDAEADHSGEALSG, encoded by the coding sequence ATGGCGATCCAGTTCCGCTCACTTTTCCCCATGGCACTGCCTGGAGTGCTGGCGCTCCTCGGCTGGTGGTGGTTTTTCTCTCGTAAAAAAGAGCACATCAGCAGCCACAACAGACAGATGGGGGCCAGCGCTGTGAAGCTGAGGGCTGGCCCTGCCACGGAGGACGCGCTCCCCGTGGAGGACCCCGGTCCTGGAGCAGCGGCCCCGTGCCCTGCTGCCACCCAGCCGCCTGAGAGGGAGCTCCCCACCGCCAGCAAGCCCCCTGTGGAGCCGCCGGCCCTGCTGCGGGCACACCCGGCCTACCGGCGACCAGAGTCCTCGGGCGGCCTTCCCAACACCACGGACACGAGGTTTCGACCAGGACCACGCAAAGAGGACAGTGCAAGGGTGGAGCTCGCTCTGACGGGTGACGAAGCCAAGTCTGCTCCTCTAGAGTGTCCCCTGCCGTCCCCAAAAGGCGTTCCGTTCCCCCACGAAGCAGCCGAGGTGTGTAATCGAGAGACCGTGATGGGCAGGCCGGCCGGGTGGCGCCAGCAGGGCCAGTCTGCAGCCCCCGCAGAGAAGGTGGGCCCCGGGGAGAGGACCAGGGAGATGGGTGGCGCCGAAGGCACAGGTGATGCGGTGATGGGAGAAAACGTGCTGGAAGAAGGTCCCGTGTCCCGGGAGCAGGGCCCCGAGTTGCCGAGCAGCAGAGCCCCCAGCCTGGCTCccttgggaggagggggagagaaggggaggagcagCCTGCTGGCGGTGGACGAGGACCCCGTGGGGAAGTTGCCGAGGAGCTTCGTGGGGTCGGCCCACTCGGAGCTGGCGACGCCCCACGAGACGCCAGCCCCCCGGGTCAGGGGGAGCAGAGGCTGGGAAGGAGACTTCAGCCGGGAGCTGGGCAAGGAAGAGACCTTGGACAGAAACGAGAAGGTCGAGCAGGCTGCCTTCCAGATCATCTCCAGAGTGATCTTGGAGGCCACCGAGGAGGTGCTGAGCACCAGGATGGGCAGGATCGCGGGTCGGATGTATCAGGCCTCGGCCGCTCAGCTCCGAGGGCCGAAGGAGGAGAGCTGTGCCCGAGGCAGCCAGAAGACTGCCCTGGGCCAGGGTGCCGCGGAGCCCGCTCTGGCCACAGCGGAGGCAGCCGCGGGCCCGGTGGACGCCGCCTTCCCCTCCGCAGACCTGCTGGCAGAGCATCTGCCACCACCAAAGACCTGCGTGAGCTGCCTGACCAGCCCTCTGTCCAGCCCCACCAAGGACAGGAAGCCAAAGAGCTCCACGCACCACGTCTCCCTGGCCCCCTGCCCTCCACCGCCTGCCTCCCTTGGAGAGTCACTGGACGAGGCAGGCATCCTGGCAGAAGATGCCGCTTGTGTCACCTGCGTGTCCAACAACGGCCAGGGTGTCCCCTCCGTGGCCTCCTCTGGGCAGTGCTCAGATTCTGTCAGCACTTCGGGGCTTGAAGACTCTTGTACAGAGaccacctccagccccagggaCAAGGCTGCCACCCCGCTGCTGCCAGAAAGTACTGTGCCCTTCAGCAACGGGGTGCTGAAAGGGGAGCTGTCGGACCTGGGGGCTGAGGATGGATGGACCGTGGATGCGGAAGCAGATCATTCGGGAG